A DNA window from Bdellovibrio sp. BCCA contains the following coding sequences:
- a CDS encoding cytochrome c biogenesis protein DipZ, which yields MWLLVLSYIGGVLTILSPCILPVIPFVFAKADQPFRKSGLPLLLGMALTFAVFSSLAVLGGAWIVQANNWGRWIAIVLLTVFGLSLIFPQFFDRFFEPFTRWGSKLSESSKSQASFSKSLLLGVATGLLWAPCAGPILGLILTGAASRGSTQSAIWFLLAYALGAATSLMLALVAGGKFLGTLKKSLKAEREIKIALGIAVLLGVLTITFGLDRTVLTRISKVQTEDIENKLIQIFRGENSQRSETTKSDLETMNALPISLAGATQWLNSPALSFEALKGKVVLVDFWTYSCINCLRALPYVKAWAEKYKDQGLVVIGVHTPEFAFEKDPDNVAKAVRELEIKYPVAMDNDYRIWNSFDNHYWPAHYFLDRQGRLRHHHFGEGQYEESEMVIQDLLKEGGPLAVSSDVVKVEAKGAQAAPQMNDVKSPETYIGYARAENLRLTPILKPDREENYVAVKNLELNEWTLSGRWSISNESATLTKAGGKIIYRFHARDLHLVLGPHKAGSSVRFRVTIDGQAPGADHGMDADEKGQGVVKENRLYQLIRQKEVGDIRDHTFEIEFLDPDVEAFAFTFG from the coding sequence ATGTGGCTCTTAGTGCTGTCGTATATTGGGGGAGTTCTAACGATTTTAAGTCCCTGCATTCTTCCGGTGATTCCGTTTGTTTTTGCGAAAGCAGATCAACCTTTTCGAAAAAGTGGATTGCCTCTTCTGTTGGGAATGGCTCTGACTTTTGCGGTCTTCTCAAGTTTGGCGGTTCTTGGCGGAGCATGGATTGTTCAAGCCAACAATTGGGGACGGTGGATTGCCATTGTTCTTCTCACAGTCTTTGGTTTGTCACTGATCTTTCCACAGTTTTTCGATAGGTTCTTTGAACCGTTCACACGGTGGGGTTCAAAACTCAGCGAGAGCTCAAAATCCCAAGCAAGTTTTTCCAAATCTCTCTTGTTAGGAGTTGCGACAGGTCTTCTGTGGGCTCCTTGTGCAGGACCCATCTTAGGATTGATTTTAACCGGAGCGGCTTCTCGAGGAAGTACGCAAAGTGCCATTTGGTTTCTTTTAGCTTATGCCTTAGGAGCCGCCACATCGCTGATGCTGGCACTTGTCGCTGGTGGAAAGTTTTTAGGAACATTGAAAAAATCTTTGAAAGCAGAGCGGGAAATAAAAATCGCGCTAGGTATCGCGGTACTCCTTGGAGTTTTAACGATTACTTTTGGTCTTGATCGCACAGTTCTTACTAGGATTTCCAAAGTTCAAACGGAAGACATCGAAAACAAGCTCATTCAAATTTTCCGCGGTGAAAATTCGCAACGTAGCGAGACGACGAAATCAGATTTAGAAACCATGAATGCGCTTCCAATCAGTTTGGCAGGAGCTACGCAATGGCTTAATTCTCCGGCTCTTTCCTTTGAAGCTTTAAAAGGCAAAGTCGTGCTTGTGGATTTCTGGACTTATTCATGTATCAACTGCCTACGGGCTCTACCCTATGTAAAAGCTTGGGCAGAGAAATACAAAGATCAAGGTCTTGTGGTTATTGGCGTGCACACTCCCGAATTTGCTTTCGAGAAAGATCCTGACAACGTTGCAAAAGCCGTAAGAGAACTTGAAATTAAATATCCTGTGGCAATGGACAACGACTATCGTATATGGAATTCATTTGATAACCATTACTGGCCAGCTCACTATTTCCTGGATCGACAGGGCCGTCTTCGTCATCATCACTTTGGTGAAGGACAATATGAAGAATCCGAAATGGTCATCCAAGATCTTCTTAAGGAGGGCGGGCCCCTTGCCGTATCTTCGGATGTCGTGAAGGTCGAAGCGAAGGGGGCGCAAGCGGCTCCGCAAATGAATGACGTAAAATCTCCAGAGACTTACATTGGTTATGCTCGTGCAGAAAACCTACGTTTAACACCGATATTAAAGCCGGACCGCGAAGAGAATTATGTCGCCGTCAAAAATCTGGAGCTCAACGAGTGGACGTTATCTGGTCGTTGGAGTATTTCCAATGAAAGTGCCACATTGACAAAAGCGGGTGGAAAAATAATTTACCGTTTTCACGCGCGCGATTTGCATTTGGTTTTAGGTCCCCATAAAGCGGGTTCCTCGGTTCGTTTTCGTGTTACTATTGATGGGCAGGCGCCTGGTGCAGATCACGGAATGGATGCAGATGAAAAAGGTCAGGGTGTCGTCAAAGAGAATCGTTTGTATCAACTGATTCGCCAGAAAGAGGTAGGCGACATTCGTGATCACACTTTCGAAATTGAATTCTTGGATCCTGATGTGGAAGCTTTTGCATTTACGTTCGGATAA
- a CDS encoding ankyrin repeat domain-containing protein, giving the protein MMKLDIFIAAVLFTFSSVSFAGGAKVEVSNQFSQAYTQAFEGNLKSLKKLLSKKIDINQTNENGQTMLMAAASNGHTDVLNFLIDKKANLNTKDSEQKTALYYAIDNDQTEAAKILISNGAELANLNQWNDTALILATSVNNGELMQLLLKKQPSLINIANKNGKTPLLEAARHGSAKTIKLLIDAGADLKAKNDDGKTALEIANKAQNEAAIKLLSKK; this is encoded by the coding sequence ATGATGAAGCTAGACATTTTTATCGCAGCAGTATTATTCACTTTTAGCTCTGTAAGTTTTGCTGGCGGGGCGAAAGTTGAAGTTTCAAACCAGTTTTCACAAGCATACACCCAAGCATTTGAAGGAAACTTAAAATCGTTAAAGAAATTGCTTAGTAAAAAAATCGATATCAACCAAACCAATGAAAATGGCCAAACGATGCTTATGGCAGCGGCGAGCAATGGTCACACTGATGTCTTGAATTTTCTAATTGATAAAAAGGCAAATCTTAATACCAAAGATAGTGAACAAAAAACAGCGTTGTATTACGCAATAGACAACGACCAGACCGAGGCCGCAAAAATTTTAATCAGCAATGGAGCTGAGCTTGCAAATTTAAATCAATGGAATGACACGGCTCTTATTCTTGCGACATCCGTAAATAACGGTGAGCTAATGCAATTGCTTCTTAAAAAACAACCCTCTCTCATTAATATAGCTAATAAGAATGGAAAAACACCTTTACTCGAAGCCGCACGTCACGGTAGTGCAAAGACAATTAAACTATTAATAGATGCTGGTGCAGACCTAAAAGCAAAAAACGACGATGGAAAAACAGCTTTAGAAATTGCTAACAAAGCTCAAAATGAAGCAGCTATCAAACTTCTCTCAAAAAAGTAG
- a CDS encoding superoxide dismutase family protein, producing the protein MRKISLLCFVFISSGSIAWAAQKVIEPVAVIINNAKGEQVGDLNLTQETDGVKVTINLTKLPPGTYGVHFHEKGVCKGPDFKSAGEHFNPSQKQKHGHVKGGPHAGDLKNIEVKGDGQGHSEEINTMVTLKEGPNSLLKRGGTTIIIHERPDDYESQPSGASGKRIACGEIKTPDRTK; encoded by the coding sequence GTGAGAAAAATTTCTTTACTCTGCTTTGTCTTCATCAGTTCCGGTTCGATCGCGTGGGCAGCGCAAAAAGTGATTGAACCTGTCGCGGTCATCATCAACAACGCAAAAGGTGAACAAGTCGGAGATCTCAATCTCACCCAAGAAACCGACGGTGTTAAAGTCACGATCAATCTAACGAAGCTGCCTCCAGGAACGTACGGAGTTCATTTTCATGAAAAGGGTGTTTGCAAAGGTCCCGATTTCAAATCAGCCGGTGAGCATTTCAATCCCAGCCAAAAACAAAAGCACGGCCATGTCAAAGGCGGACCTCACGCAGGTGATTTGAAAAATATTGAAGTCAAAGGAGATGGTCAGGGGCATTCGGAAGAAATCAATACTATGGTGACTTTGAAAGAAGGCCCGAATTCTTTGCTTAAAAGAGGCGGCACGACCATCATCATTCACGAACGCCCCGACGATTACGAAAGCCAGCCTTCAGGAGCCTCCGGCAAACGCATCGCCTGTGGTGAAATCAAAACACCGGATCGCACGAAATAA
- a CDS encoding DEAD/DEAH box helicase, which produces MKFSELNLEPSLLSAIQKLNYEDCTPIQEQAMPHILEGKDVAGLAQTGTGKTAAFVIPLMERILRARPAPGDATEEQKALYEKRAFKDWKPQNFILILVPTRELAEQVQENITKFSVDSGLRGFAIYGGTGYDKQKEALKNGVEFIVATPGRLIDLYKEHLVDLKQVRAIVFDEADRMFDMGFKDDMKYILQRVPRERQFLVFSATLNFDVLNTAYQFGSEPVEINISRDQAKAENVKDQIFHVGSDEKPQQLLSLLKVHNPKQAIIFTNFKLSVEKIARFLVDNGIPAMAISSLLTQAQRNRVIEQFKAENNMNILVATDVAARGLDIKGVDMVINYELPNDSESYVHRIGRTGRAGTTGQAFSLVGDKDIEALARIEDYLKHKIEVGYLENDQLVKEFKSMSHHHEGHYPKSLDRARAPRERQGGGGGERRSGGGPRGDRRGGEQRRHEKGPRDQQRSAQGARPGGPRPEHKKHEGGKRPDQHQQRRHEGGKRHDQKRHEHRKGPHPQHAKKHAPVVAQKSLGQKISGFFKRLFS; this is translated from the coding sequence TTGAAATTCTCAGAGTTGAATTTAGAGCCTAGTTTGTTGTCTGCGATCCAAAAATTGAATTACGAGGATTGCACACCGATTCAGGAACAAGCCATGCCGCACATCCTTGAAGGAAAAGATGTCGCAGGACTTGCACAAACAGGTACAGGAAAAACCGCCGCTTTTGTTATTCCTCTTATGGAGCGCATCCTTCGCGCTCGTCCGGCACCAGGTGACGCGACTGAGGAACAAAAAGCACTTTACGAAAAACGCGCCTTCAAAGATTGGAAACCGCAAAATTTTATTTTGATTTTGGTTCCGACCCGCGAGTTGGCAGAACAAGTTCAAGAGAACATCACAAAATTCAGCGTCGATTCAGGTCTTCGCGGTTTTGCGATCTACGGTGGAACGGGTTACGACAAACAAAAAGAGGCGCTTAAAAATGGCGTTGAATTTATCGTCGCAACACCAGGCCGTTTGATTGATCTTTACAAAGAACACTTGGTGGACTTGAAACAAGTTCGCGCCATTGTGTTCGATGAAGCCGATCGCATGTTCGACATGGGCTTTAAAGACGACATGAAGTACATCTTGCAAAGAGTGCCTCGTGAACGTCAGTTCTTGGTCTTTAGCGCCACATTGAACTTTGATGTTTTGAACACGGCTTATCAGTTCGGATCAGAGCCGGTTGAAATCAACATCAGCCGCGATCAAGCCAAAGCTGAAAACGTGAAAGACCAAATCTTCCACGTCGGCAGTGATGAAAAGCCTCAACAGCTGTTGTCTTTGTTGAAGGTGCATAATCCAAAACAAGCGATCATCTTCACGAACTTCAAGTTGAGTGTTGAAAAGATCGCAAGATTCTTGGTTGATAACGGCATTCCTGCGATGGCGATCTCAAGCTTGTTGACTCAAGCGCAACGCAATCGTGTGATTGAGCAGTTCAAGGCTGAAAACAACATGAACATCTTGGTAGCAACAGACGTGGCAGCACGCGGTTTGGATATCAAAGGTGTCGACATGGTGATCAACTATGAACTTCCAAACGACAGTGAGTCGTATGTTCACCGTATCGGTCGTACAGGCCGCGCGGGCACTACGGGTCAGGCGTTCTCTTTGGTGGGTGACAAAGACATCGAAGCTTTGGCGCGCATTGAAGATTATTTGAAACACAAAATCGAAGTTGGCTATTTGGAAAATGATCAGTTGGTGAAAGAATTCAAATCAATGTCTCATCATCACGAAGGTCATTATCCAAAATCTTTGGACCGTGCCCGTGCTCCTCGTGAGCGTCAAGGTGGCGGCGGCGGAGAACGTCGCAGTGGAGGCGGACCAAGAGGTGACCGTCGTGGTGGCGAACAACGTCGTCATGAAAAAGGTCCTCGTGATCAACAAAGATCTGCTCAAGGTGCTCGTCCTGGTGGACCACGTCCAGAGCATAAAAAACACGAAGGCGGAAAGCGTCCTGATCAACATCAGCAAAGACGTCATGAAGGTGGCAAGCGCCACGATCAAAAACGCCATGAACACCGTAAGGGGCCACACCCACAACATGCTAAGAAGCATGCTCCGGTGGTCGCACAAAAATCACTGGGACAAAAGATCTCAGGATTCTTCAAACGTCTTTTCTCATAA